In Massilia sp. METH4, the genomic window GTGGACAGCATCGCGCCCCGCATCTACCTGCTGGCCCGGCTGATCCAGGAATACGGCCGCCGGCCGGCGATAACGAAATAACCACGAAGGAGACAATACGATGAAGAGAGCATCCGCCGGCATCCTGCTGGCCGCCGCGGCAAGCGCCGCCCATGCCCTGTCGCCCCGGCCGGTCGTCACCGTCGAGGGTGGCCAGGTCCAGGGCCGCATCGAGGATGGCGTGCGCGCGTTCAAGGGCATCCCGTTCGCGGCGCCGCCGGTCGGCGACCTGCGCTGGCAGGCGCCGCGCCCGGTGAAACCGTGGCAGGGCGTGCGGCAGGCGACGGCGTTCGGCAACCGCTGCATGCAGCTGCCGCTGTTTTCCGACATGGTGTTCCGCTCGCCCGCCCCGTCCGAGGATTGCCTGTACCTGAACGTGTGGGCACCCGCCGGGGCGGGCGCGAAGAAACTGCCGGTGCTCGTGTACATCCATGGCGGCGGCCTGGCCGCCGGCGACGGTTCCGAGCCGCGCTACGAGGGCGCGGCGATGGCGAAGCAGGGCATCGTGGCGCTGACCATCAATTACCGCCTCGGCGTGTTCGGCTTCCTCGCCCATCCCGAACTGACGGCCGAGAGCCGGCACAAGGCTTCCGGCAACTACGGCCTGATGGATCAGGCGGCCGCCCTTGCCTGGGTAAGGAAGAATATCGCGGCCTTCGGCGGCGACCCGGACCAGGTGACGATCGCCGGCGAATCGGCCGGCTCGTATTCGGTCAGCGCGCAGATGATCATGCCCATGTCGAAGGGGCTGTTCGCGCGGGCGATCGGCGAGAGCGGCTCGGTGCTGGGCCGGCGCGGCGCGCCGCCGCTGGCCGAGGCGGAAAAGCAGGGCGCCGAATTCGCCAGCGGTGCCGGTTTCGCCACGCTCAAGGAGCTGCGCGCGGCGAGCGCCGAGACGCTGCTGCAAGCGCAGGGCAAGCCGGGTGCGCCATGGTTCGGCATCGCCACCGACGGCCACGTGATCGACCGCGCGCCGCTGGACAGCTACGCGCAGGGCCGCCAGGCGAAGGTGCCGCTGCTGGCCGGCTGGAATTCCGAGGAATCGCACGCCCGGGCGATCCTCGACAACCAGGAGCCGACGCCCGAGCGCTTCCAGGCCGCGTTGAAAAAATTGTACGGCGACGACGCCGCCGAGGCGGCGCGCGTGTACGGTTATGACGTGGCCGAGGCGGCGCGCGACCTGTCGAGCGACCGCTGGATCGTCCACGGCACGTGGAAATGGATCGACCTGCACGCGAAGGCGGCGCCAAGCTGGCGCTACTACTATTCGCGCCCGCGCCCGGCCACGCTCGACGGCAAGCCGGCTGCCACCGGCGCCGCCCACTCGGCCGAGATCGAATACGCGATGGGCAACCTGGACGGAAACAAGGTCTATGCGTGGACGGAAGAAGATCGCGCCGTCTCGCGCACGATGCAGGGCTATTTTGCCAACTTCATCCAGCACGGCGACCCGAACGGGCCTGGCCTGCCCGCCTGGCCGAAAGTGACGGCGCCGGGAGCGAACGTGATGCGGATCGACGCGCAGTCGGGCGCCTTCGACCCGAAGGACCGGGCGCGGTTCGAATTCCACGACCGGCAATTCGCCAAGCCATGAAAGGCCGTAGGGCAATGATTGCAGCAGAGCCAGAAAGTTTCTTCATGCACTTATGCTGATAAGGCTCATCAGCAATATGTTATAGGGGGATGGTTGGCCGATGATAGTCTTACGAACTGATACTACCGCGAGGCCAACATGTCCGAACCGATCCGCTTCTACTTCCGCGGCGCCGTGCACGAAGTGCAAGGTGCCGATACCACGCAAACGGTGCTCCAGCACCTGCGCGAAGATTTGCATTGCACCGGCACGAAAGAAGGTTGTGCCGAAGGCGACTGCGGTGCCTGCACCGTGGTCGTCGGCTCCCTTGTCGATGGCAAGGTCGAGCTCAAAGCCGTCAATTCCTGCATCCAGCTGACGCCCACGCTGGACGGCAAGGCCCTGTTCACCGTGGAAGACCTGCAGCAGCCGAACGGCGACCTGCACCCGGTGCAGCAGGCGCTGGTGGAATGCCATGGCTCGCAATGCGGCTTCTGTACGCCGGGTTTCGCCATGTCGCTGTGGGGCATGTACCTGAAAGTGGAAGGCCGCACGCCGGAGCGCAAGGAAATCGACGATTGCCTGTCCGGCAACCTGTGCCGCTGCACCGGCTACCGCCCCATCATCGATGCCGCGAAACGCATGGTGGAACTGCCGGCCGTCAGCTTCGACACCACCGGGCTGGCTGATCAGCTGCAGGCCCTCAAGCGCGACAAGCTCGCCGTGTATGCCGCCAACGGCCAGACGTTCTACGCGCCGCGCACGCTGGCCGAGCTGTCGCAGCTGCGCGCCGAATACCCGGCCGCCACCCTGCTGGCCGGCTCCACCGACGTGGGCCTGTGGATCACCAAGCAGATGCGCGTGCTGACGGACATCATCTACCTCGGCCACGTCGAGGAAATGCAGTACATGAAGGTCGATGGCGGCATGGTGGAAATCGGCGCCGGCGTGGCGCTGGACGAGGCCTACGCCAAACTGTGCGAATACTATCCGGCCGAGCTCTCCGAGCTGCGCCAGCGCTTCGCCTCGAAGCCCATCCGCAATGCCGGCACCTTGGGCGGCAACGTGGCCAACGGTTCGCCGATCGGCGACTCGATGCCGTGGATGATCGCCGTGGGCAGCGAAGTCGTGCTGCACAGCGAAGCGGGCGACCGCGTGCT contains:
- a CDS encoding carboxylesterase family protein translates to MKRASAGILLAAAASAAHALSPRPVVTVEGGQVQGRIEDGVRAFKGIPFAAPPVGDLRWQAPRPVKPWQGVRQATAFGNRCMQLPLFSDMVFRSPAPSEDCLYLNVWAPAGAGAKKLPVLVYIHGGGLAAGDGSEPRYEGAAMAKQGIVALTINYRLGVFGFLAHPELTAESRHKASGNYGLMDQAAALAWVRKNIAAFGGDPDQVTIAGESAGSYSVSAQMIMPMSKGLFARAIGESGSVLGRRGAPPLAEAEKQGAEFASGAGFATLKELRAASAETLLQAQGKPGAPWFGIATDGHVIDRAPLDSYAQGRQAKVPLLAGWNSEESHARAILDNQEPTPERFQAALKKLYGDDAAEAARVYGYDVAEAARDLSSDRWIVHGTWKWIDLHAKAAPSWRYYYSRPRPATLDGKPAATGAAHSAEIEYAMGNLDGNKVYAWTEEDRAVSRTMQGYFANFIQHGDPNGPGLPAWPKVTAPGANVMRIDAQSGAFDPKDRARFEFHDRQFAKP
- the xdhA gene encoding xanthine dehydrogenase small subunit, giving the protein MSEPIRFYFRGAVHEVQGADTTQTVLQHLREDLHCTGTKEGCAEGDCGACTVVVGSLVDGKVELKAVNSCIQLTPTLDGKALFTVEDLQQPNGDLHPVQQALVECHGSQCGFCTPGFAMSLWGMYLKVEGRTPERKEIDDCLSGNLCRCTGYRPIIDAAKRMVELPAVSFDTTGLADQLQALKRDKLAVYAANGQTFYAPRTLAELSQLRAEYPAATLLAGSTDVGLWITKQMRVLTDIIYLGHVEEMQYMKVDGGMVEIGAGVALDEAYAKLCEYYPAELSELRQRFASKPIRNAGTLGGNVANGSPIGDSMPWMIAVGSEVVLHSEAGDRVLPMDAFYLDYMKKDMRPGEFVRAMRVPLPRANVVFRTYKLAKRFDQDISAVCAAYAFELDGDKVKNARICYGGMAGTPKRAAQAEAALNGRVWDEEALLDAIAALAQDYAPLTDMRASATYRMRTAQNLLRRFWLETRIDAPLANTDVNAFAA